From one Candidatus Hydrogenedentota bacterium genomic stretch:
- a CDS encoding porin: MNTRARMVLYTAIVLIAAPFAAADDASAREAQLADLVQRLEGRLEQVERELSELKSQQQAAAPAVSAAPPGATTAAPAPAKTLPLDAPQPLEVYWRDGLELKSADGAFSIRVGGRIQLDTAFFDEDSDWARLGAAYPEFGLGDEQDGLEFRRSRLSVGGTIYRDLAFRAEYDFAADSPGNDGGRFADVFLELKNLPYLGTLRIGHYQEPFTLEEVISNRHTTYLERGLPNVFAPSFNVGAMARNSLLDERMTWTLGLFKTTDDWPSENDSSEQDGYAVTGRVTGLPWKSEDGRRYLHLGASATRRNPDGPFRYRARPEAHLAQAYLDTGTLETSSLLAYGGEALLVYGPASLQAEYVRSDLDVQDIGERHFDSYYISGSWFLTGESRPYSAAEGAPTRLRPKHPFSLREETKGWGAWEVALRYSALDLNDGPVRGGEMEDWTFALNWYLNSNTRIMLNYILAHPENDLNDGDVEILQTRFQVDF, from the coding sequence ATGAACACTCGCGCCCGCATGGTCCTGTACACTGCCATTGTCCTCATTGCGGCGCCGTTCGCGGCCGCCGACGACGCCAGCGCGCGCGAAGCGCAACTCGCGGATCTGGTCCAGCGCCTGGAGGGGCGTCTTGAACAGGTGGAGCGGGAGTTGAGCGAACTCAAGTCCCAGCAACAGGCCGCGGCCCCCGCGGTAAGCGCCGCGCCCCCCGGCGCGACGACGGCTGCGCCCGCTCCGGCGAAGACCTTGCCCCTCGACGCCCCCCAACCCCTGGAAGTTTATTGGCGCGACGGACTCGAACTGAAATCGGCGGACGGGGCCTTCTCCATCCGCGTGGGCGGGCGCATCCAGCTTGATACCGCCTTTTTCGACGAGGATTCCGATTGGGCGCGACTCGGGGCGGCGTATCCAGAATTCGGTCTGGGCGATGAACAGGACGGCTTGGAATTCCGGCGGTCGCGGCTTTCGGTGGGCGGCACCATCTATCGGGATTTGGCGTTTCGTGCGGAGTACGATTTCGCGGCGGACTCGCCGGGGAACGATGGCGGTCGCTTTGCCGACGTCTTCCTTGAATTGAAAAACCTGCCCTATCTTGGCACCCTTCGCATCGGGCACTATCAGGAGCCCTTCACCCTGGAAGAGGTGATCTCGAACCGCCACACCACGTATCTTGAGCGCGGCCTTCCGAACGTGTTCGCGCCCAGCTTCAATGTGGGCGCGATGGCGCGCAACTCGCTGCTGGACGAGCGCATGACGTGGACGCTCGGCCTCTTCAAGACGACCGACGACTGGCCCTCGGAGAACGATAGCAGCGAGCAGGATGGCTATGCAGTGACGGGCCGGGTTACGGGACTTCCCTGGAAATCGGAAGACGGTCGCCGTTACCTTCACCTCGGCGCGAGCGCCACGCGGCGTAATCCGGACGGCCCCTTCCGCTACCGCGCGCGACCGGAGGCCCACCTTGCGCAGGCCTATCTGGATACGGGCACCCTCGAAACCAGCAGTCTCCTTGCCTACGGCGGAGAAGCGCTGCTGGTGTATGGTCCGGCATCGCTTCAGGCCGAGTATGTCCGCTCCGACCTGGACGTGCAGGATATCGGTGAACGCCATTTCGACAGTTACTACATTTCGGGATCGTGGTTCCTTACGGGCGAGAGCCGCCCCTACTCGGCGGCGGAGGGCGCGCCGACGCGGCTGCGGCCGAAGCATCCTTTCTCCCTTCGCGAGGAGACGAAAGGGTGGGGCGCCTGGGAAGTGGCGCTGCGCTACTCCGCGCTGGACTTGAACGATGGACCGGTGCGCGGCGGGGAAATGGAAGACTGGACCTTTGCGCTGAACTGGTACCTGAATTCGAATACCCGCATCATGCTGAACTACATCCTGGCCCATCCGGAGAACGATCTCAACGACGGGGATGTGGAGATCCTCCAGACCCGGTTCCAGGTTGACTTCTAA
- the sthA gene encoding Si-specific NAD(P)(+) transhydrogenase, with translation MQQVDYLVIGSGPAGQRAAIQAVKLGKSVVIAEKREVLGGVCSNTGTIPSKTLREAILYFSGYRHRSVYGRGYQVKADVCFDDLRQRVSHVVNHENEVARSRLLRTGVEVVYGTASFEGPHTVAIQTRNGKRLFEAGRILIAVGTVPYRAERVPFNGTSIIDTDTMFQGDFDLDRLPRSMLIIGAGVIGTEYACMFSAMGVDVRLLDRRNDLFRFLDREICEALTFHMRDERVTLYLGKDFTTVRTDSGGRVITTLENGREIKTDMLMFASGRSGAVDGLNLEAAGLTTNNRGLIDTNDHLQTAVPHIYAAGDIVGFPALASTSMEQGRLAACHAFDVPFFSDTELLPYGIYTIPEISMVGKTEQELSEAGIPYEIGIARYREVAKGQIMGDETGILKLVFHQKTGHLLGVHIMGDGASELLHIGQTVMAFNGSISYFIDTVFNYPTLAEAYKIAALNGLKRLGAQGQNERKDPPAKTTPVTREAGESAADTA, from the coding sequence ATGCAGCAAGTGGATTACCTGGTCATCGGGTCGGGGCCCGCGGGACAGCGCGCCGCCATTCAGGCGGTCAAGCTGGGCAAGTCCGTGGTGATCGCGGAAAAACGCGAAGTCCTGGGCGGGGTGTGCAGCAACACCGGAACCATCCCCAGCAAGACCCTGCGCGAGGCCATCCTCTACTTCTCCGGCTACCGCCACCGCTCCGTCTATGGCCGGGGATACCAGGTCAAGGCCGACGTCTGCTTCGACGACCTCCGCCAGCGCGTCAGTCACGTGGTCAACCACGAGAATGAAGTCGCCCGCAGTCGCCTGCTCCGCACCGGTGTCGAAGTCGTGTACGGCACCGCCTCCTTTGAAGGCCCCCACACCGTCGCCATTCAGACCCGGAACGGCAAACGCTTGTTCGAGGCCGGGAGAATCCTCATCGCCGTCGGCACCGTCCCCTATCGCGCCGAGCGGGTCCCCTTCAATGGGACCTCCATCATCGACACCGACACCATGTTTCAGGGCGACTTCGATCTGGATCGATTGCCGCGAAGCATGCTGATCATCGGCGCGGGCGTCATTGGAACCGAGTACGCCTGCATGTTCTCCGCCATGGGCGTCGATGTGCGCCTCCTCGACCGACGAAACGATCTCTTCCGATTCCTCGACCGCGAAATCTGCGAAGCCCTCACCTTCCACATGCGCGACGAACGGGTGACGCTTTATCTGGGAAAGGACTTCACCACCGTACGGACCGACAGCGGCGGTCGGGTCATCACCACCCTGGAGAACGGCCGGGAAATTAAGACCGACATGCTCATGTTCGCCTCGGGACGCTCCGGCGCCGTTGATGGGCTGAACCTGGAGGCCGCGGGGCTGACCACCAACAATCGCGGTCTCATCGACACCAACGACCACCTCCAGACCGCCGTACCCCACATTTACGCCGCCGGAGACATCGTCGGCTTTCCCGCCCTCGCGTCCACCTCCATGGAGCAGGGACGCCTCGCCGCCTGCCACGCCTTCGACGTACCCTTTTTCTCCGATACCGAACTGCTCCCCTACGGCATCTACACGATTCCCGAAATCTCCATGGTGGGCAAGACCGAGCAGGAACTCTCCGAGGCCGGCATCCCCTATGAGATCGGAATCGCCCGTTACCGCGAAGTGGCCAAGGGACAGATCATGGGCGACGAAACCGGTATCCTGAAGCTCGTATTCCACCAGAAGACGGGCCACCTCCTCGGCGTCCACATCATGGGCGACGGCGCCTCGGAGTTGCTCCATATCGGCCAGACCGTCATGGCCTTCAACGGCTCCATCAGTTATTTCATCGACACCGTCTTCAACTACCCCACCCTCGCCGAAGCCTATAAGATCGCGGCCCTGAACGGCCTCAAGCGGCTGGGCGCCCAGGGACAGAACGAACGCAAAGACCCGCCCGCCAAGACGACCCCGGTGACCCGAGAGGCGGGCGAGAGCGCCGCAGACACCGCGTGA
- a CDS encoding response regulator, with protein MANILIVDDDKRITDFLCDQLKLRGHACRFENRGEQLLEKVNMREVDLLILDVMLPDVSGFEVCRRIRANTDYYTLPILFLSSMDSQEEINHGLAQGADDYVTKPFTPNLLLTRIENLLLSSAKTSITDDVTGLPNSKSIKSEIQKAISRKTVFIIGYVELMGINEFHVDTDREQQLKALRHFARCLHLCARQVEPKFFSVGHMGGGHFVFIIDPEKADALAQRVNEVWSNHLPGFLESLAKPNLLKTWRANRMLEFLLCVTKREADSTHASRDLFETLSHLRATAAESRHSGVFRDRRR; from the coding sequence ATGGCGAATATCCTCATTGTAGACGATGACAAGCGAATCACCGATTTCCTCTGCGACCAGTTGAAGCTCCGGGGCCACGCCTGTCGTTTCGAAAACCGCGGGGAGCAACTCCTCGAAAAGGTCAATATGCGCGAAGTTGACCTGCTCATCCTCGATGTCATGCTGCCCGATGTCTCCGGCTTCGAAGTCTGCCGGCGTATTCGGGCCAACACCGACTACTACACCCTGCCCATCCTTTTCCTGTCCTCCATGGATTCCCAGGAAGAAATCAACCACGGACTGGCCCAGGGCGCCGACGACTACGTCACCAAACCCTTCACCCCCAATCTCCTGCTCACCCGAATCGAAAACCTGCTCCTTTCGAGCGCGAAAACCTCCATAACCGACGATGTTACCGGCCTGCCCAACTCCAAGAGCATCAAGTCCGAAATTCAAAAGGCCATCTCCCGGAAAACCGTCTTCATCATCGGCTATGTCGAGTTGATGGGCATCAATGAATTTCACGTGGACACTGATCGCGAACAGCAGCTCAAGGCCCTCCGCCACTTCGCCCGGTGCCTCCACCTCTGCGCACGACAGGTCGAACCTAAGTTTTTCTCCGTCGGCCATATGGGCGGCGGACACTTCGTCTTCATCATCGATCCGGAAAAGGCCGACGCCCTCGCCCAGCGCGTAAACGAGGTTTGGAGCAACCACCTCCCCGGCTTCCTCGAATCCCTCGCCAAACCCAATCTCCTGAAGACCTGGCGCGCCAACCGCATGCTGGAATTCCTCCTCTGCGTCACCAAACGGGAAGCCGACAGCACCCACGCCTCCCGCGACCTCTTTGAAACCCTGTCCCACCTCCGCGCCACCGCCGCGGAAAGCCGCCACTCGGGCGTCTTCCGCGACCGGCGGCGATAG
- a CDS encoding pyridoxal phosphate-dependent aminotransferase — translation MRRSIVHEGAKNLSYEIREIVGVAREIRGLGRDIIWENIGDPIEKGEQLAPWIREILSELLLEPKSYGYCDTAGVIETREFLAAKVNERAGGVQITPNDLLFFNGVGDAVARVYGFLKREARILGPSPAYSTHSSAEAAHSGYNHLTYKLDPYNGWMPDVEDIRMKVKYNDSIAGILILTPDNPTGAVYSRETLDEIVKIAQEYDLFIITDEIYAHIVYEGYPRIHTSQWIQDVPAIAMRGISKEYPWPGSRCGWLEILNRGKDKNFATYTESLLAAKRLEVCSTTLPQMSIPRVFGDSRYEGHLLTRAAMFAERAQEAADAFEGCEYVIANKPGGAFYFTVMFKEGLLGDHQTLEIDNPVVKARIEELVKGVSPDKRFVYYLMGATGIVVVPLTGFQCSHAGFRFTLLESDPAKRSHIFQTLRQSIDAYCAS, via the coding sequence ATGAGACGCAGCATCGTTCATGAAGGCGCGAAAAACCTGAGCTACGAGATCCGCGAGATCGTGGGCGTGGCCCGGGAAATTCGCGGGCTCGGCCGCGACATCATCTGGGAAAACATCGGCGACCCCATCGAAAAAGGCGAACAGCTTGCCCCCTGGATTCGCGAGATCCTCAGCGAACTCCTTCTGGAGCCCAAGTCCTACGGCTACTGCGACACCGCCGGCGTCATCGAAACCCGCGAATTCCTCGCCGCAAAAGTAAACGAGCGCGCGGGCGGCGTACAGATCACCCCCAACGACCTCCTCTTCTTCAACGGCGTCGGCGACGCCGTCGCGCGCGTCTACGGCTTCCTCAAACGCGAAGCCCGCATCCTCGGCCCCTCCCCGGCCTACAGCACCCATTCCTCCGCCGAAGCCGCCCACTCGGGATACAACCACCTCACCTACAAGCTCGACCCCTACAACGGCTGGATGCCCGACGTTGAAGATATCCGCATGAAAGTCAAATACAACGACTCCATCGCCGGTATCCTCATCCTCACGCCCGACAACCCCACCGGGGCGGTGTATTCCCGCGAAACCCTCGACGAGATCGTCAAGATCGCCCAGGAATACGACCTCTTTATCATCACCGACGAGATCTACGCCCACATCGTCTACGAAGGCTACCCCCGCATCCACACCAGCCAGTGGATTCAGGACGTACCCGCCATCGCCATGCGCGGAATCAGCAAAGAATACCCCTGGCCCGGCTCGCGCTGCGGCTGGCTCGAGATCCTCAACCGCGGCAAAGACAAAAACTTCGCCACCTACACCGAGAGCCTCCTCGCTGCAAAACGCCTCGAAGTCTGCTCCACCACCTTGCCCCAGATGTCCATCCCCCGCGTCTTCGGCGACAGCCGCTACGAAGGGCACCTCCTCACCCGCGCCGCCATGTTTGCCGAGCGCGCCCAGGAAGCCGCGGACGCCTTCGAGGGCTGCGAATACGTCATCGCCAACAAACCCGGCGGCGCCTTCTACTTCACCGTCATGTTCAAGGAAGGACTCCTCGGCGACCATCAGACCCTCGAGATCGACAACCCCGTCGTCAAGGCGCGCATCGAAGAACTCGTCAAAGGCGTATCCCCCGACAAACGCTTCGTCTACTACCTCATGGGCGCCACGGGTATCGTCGTCGTGCCCCTCACCGGCTTCCAGTGCAGCCACGCCGGCTTCCGATTCACCCTCCTCGAATCCGACCCCGCAAAGCGCAGCCACATTTTCCAGACCCTGCGCCAGTCCATCGACGCCTATTGCGCGAGCTGA